A genomic window from Quercus lobata isolate SW786 chromosome 10, ValleyOak3.0 Primary Assembly, whole genome shotgun sequence includes:
- the LOC115965120 gene encoding uncharacterized protein LOC115965120 — MSVARPPTEDFEHELKRARIEIRPVLSFSDDDKAGTIQPYDDALVVTLRIGVYDVKRVLVDQGSEVEIMYPDLYKGLNLKLEDLTSYDSPLVGFDGKVVIPKGQIRLPVQAGSEVVEVDFIMVDTYSPYTAIVARPWLPALRVVSSTLHLKVKYPSGDQIEKLVGSQFMARTQTALLPFPTTK; from the exons ATGTCTGTGGCTCGGCCACCTACTGAGGACTTTGAACATGAGCTGAAGAGAGCTAGGATAGAGATCCGACCAGTGTTGAGCTTCTCAGACGATGATAAGGCTGGAACCATACAACCATATGATGATGCCCTGGTGGTCACCCTCAGGATAGGGGTGTATGATGTGAAAAGGGTACTAGTGGATCAAGGTAGTGAGGTAGAGATTATGTATCCTGATTTGTATAAGGGGCTAAATTTGAAGTTGGAAGATTTGACGAGTTATGATTCACCTCTGGTGGGCTTTGATGGAAAGGTTGTTATTCCAAAGGGTCAGATTAGACTACCCGTGCAGGCTGGCTCAGAGGTGGTAGAGGTGGATTTTATTATGGTGGATACTTATTCTCCATACACAGCCATTGTGGCACGGCCTTGGCTCCCTGCCCTAAGGGTTGTTTCTTCCACCCTCCATTTGAAAGTGAAGTATCCATCCGGGGACCAGATCGAGAAGTTGGTTGGAAGCCAGTTCATGGCTAG GACACAGACAGCACTACTTCCATTCCCAACAACAAAATAG